From Fusarium oxysporum f. sp. lycopersici 4287 chromosome 10, whole genome shotgun sequence:
CCTCTTCACAGGGGCTTGTCCAATCAGGTCGGTCCCAGCTTTCTTCTTTGGCGTTCCCAGGACGCGGGCTCGGGCCTCGGGATGTTCTGCTTCTGGTGGGTGTCACAGCCCCAATCCCAGCCAAGTTCCAGGGCAAGAAGCCGGCTCTTCTGACTCTCTCACTGCTGTGAGAGACTCCCCTTCGTCAATGCGAATGTTTCTCATGCAAGGGTGACGACAGTCGGTATTCACTTCAGCTGTCAACTTACCCGAGCTACAGAAACACTTTGACATGTCTGTCTCACTTCTTACATGAACTGCTAAAGTCTGACAAACAAAACAGCCGTTGAGAAATGTAAAGCTTAAACGAGACAGAGTTTACTGACACCTATCAGGCTGGGCATGGGCCTGCAGGacgccatcttgaagatcaaacTCACGGAGCGCTGCAGCCTCTGTGGGGAGAACTGTACCGTAGCATAGTTACAGAAGCCATGTCCGTCCTTCTGTAACACTCTGAGGACCTCTGCGGTCATGTCTCGGAGCTATCTCTTTAACGAGGTCCTTCAGGTGAAGTCCGCCACGTTCAATCCTGATCCTTCAGCCTGGAGATGAACAGGGCTTCAAATCCACTCTTGTCAGACCAGGATCGTGCGGATCTCTCgttcttcgtcatcacctGTCCTGTTGCTGGTCTGAGCTGGTTACCAAGAGAAAGGTTTTCCCTTCCCTTTCCATTCCTCCGGGCAGATCATGTAATCCCGCCTCTGCCGGGAAATCACACAGAGTGGAACTCGTTCGCCCTGAGTCAAATCGACTGACTGGTTACCGAGCGCCTGGGTACGGACGATGAGACAACAAACGAGAGAACATCAGTCATTCCATCAGTGACAGAAAAAAAGGGGAGATTTGTCTCAGCCGGATTTGCCCCGGCGTAGTCGGGCCAGACACAACAAGACACTCGTAACTTGCTAGTGCCTGGATAATTGCTCATGCAATAACCAGATACGAAGGCGAATCTTGCTTCAACAACATTTCACAGAAGAGGTGTGTGGATTTGTTACTCAGCAAACACTAATGTAAATGATGCAGACCGCTCTTTGGCAGCTGTACGATGTCAACAACGCATGCATTATGCATATGGGGACAATGCAGGTCTTGACAGTCTCGAACTTGGAGGCCTTTTCGCATCACGAAAACTTCGACATCTCGAActcgatgaagaagaagaaaaatcTTTACGCGGAAACCGCCAGGGCCGCTTCAAGCGCTGACGGGTAGAAATGCAAGGCACCACCTGTCAACCCCAGACTTGGCACGTTACTTAACAAGGAGTCCGTGGCTTTTCTGTTCTCTGCGGAATCGTCCCCGCTACACTGGCGGAACTACCAAGAGGTGAGCTTGGTCGCTAAACTCACCGGTTTTACTAGTCGCCGCCAAGTGCACATGAGTTGCAGAAGTGCTTTATGATGGTTGCTTTGCGGGCGGCTTCTGGACCGTGCCGGGTGATAAAGAATCTAGGCATCATGCGATTCTTTATTGAAGGTTTTGTTTCTCATCGGTATTTGATGATCGTATTCGGGGTGAGTTTAGAGAGAGCTTAGGAGATCTGGAAGAGCCGGAACTGCGAATATCCTACATCGGATACATACATGGAAGAGTCACTAGGATTATTCTTTGATGAAGTGACTCCGGCGCCTTGCGAAGGACAGGGAATTGACCATGCTATGACTTCCTTCCGATGAGACCGACGCCTTTACCGTTCACGCCCTATATGATCGGCCTACAACGTATCAACATATCATGATAAGCAGATCTCGCCCAGGAACTCGTCATGGTGATTCTGGCGTGAGCATCCATGCATTACAGCAAGGTACAGTTACCAGTAACCTGGTTAATCATGACTCCTCAAGGATGATCGCGAAGGGAGCGATATTTGCGATGCAACATAGGCAATAGAGGGAAGTGAACAGAGTGTCTATGTACCAGAGACTGTTTCAGGGCATCTAGAACAGTTCCTCCACCCATGTCGCTCGGCAAATTCCTCATCAGAGGCACAAAAGTATACATCTCGGCCGAGGGAGGATAAAAAGCAACACAGATGAACACAAGTTGGCCTATCGTAGATTGATTGTCCCCCATGTCATGATGGAATCCTTGTCTCGCACCAAGTCTGCGGAACCGTCCTGCTGGAAATTGGCGAGATGACGCAGAATGTAAAACCGCATGGTCCTGATCGTGGTCTTTGCCATCAAGAGACACCTAGATTCTTCTCCCTGTGAGACAAAAAACGTGCTCTCTTTCAGGGCCTATGCTCAAAATATGACAGGGGTGTGTTGAACGCAAAAAGGGAGGACAAGATGGGGATCCTGACATTTCTGTCGCACATGCCACTTCAGGAAAAGAAGGGTCCAGAATGCTGTGAGATATTTTCACTTTGGAAGAGGGATTGAGTTGAGTTGGGCATCAAGATCTCCAGAGGTATATCCACTGCTAAATCCCAAGGCAATGGACATCTGTGGGACTTGGCCTGGATCGAAAAGAGTTTACCCATTACCAAGCCGTTGGGTGAAAGCTTAATTTCATTCGTTCTATTACCGTGATGttattaattatttctttGCCCTTGCGTTTCACGAGATTTGTTGCTCGGCTTGGCTTGAGTCGCTTGACTAAGTCACTAAGAGAGAGAGCCGGCGTGATGTGGGATGGCTCGCGGCTGTGCCGTTCTCGGCGTCGGGGTCTAGGAACGTTCCGTGTAGCGAAAATGCGTCCCTTGCTTATGAAGACTTCCAATGGGGTTTGATATCGAGGGTACGGCCTACGGATGGATGCACAGCTACGCAGGTAACAGAGTAGACCTGCAGTGGAGAAATATCCCGTGATGACGACTCAGTGGGGGGCGTGTATCTGTTACAGCTCAGGTCAGTCTATTATTTGCCGGCGGAAGgattcattcattcattcgCCGTCTGTCCACTTGTCAGATTCGATAGGGACGGAAAGCCAGGAGTAGAAGGTTTTAGGTTAAGTTATACTACTTACGTGCATGGAAATGAATGCACGTCTTGATAAGTGCATCTCGGGTCAGATGTTCCGAGGATGGCTTGGGTAGTGTCGTGAGAATCATACCTCTTTTTGGAGTGGGATAAACATCGTGAACGGTAAGTCTCTGGGCCAATAACGCGTTAAAGTCATAGCGCTCTTTCACTGGcgtgaggtgaggtgaggtgagtTGAGTTCAGATTCATAGACGGCCTTCTCGTACTTGTACCCCTGTCACATCGTGCAGGTTGGCGATCAAACCTTCCAAGGATGGTAACGGCATTCCTATTCCATCTCAACCATTTGCTTTGCTATGTATATGCACACACTGTCATAGCGATGTCGATTATCGACCACAGAACAAGGCCTGTTTCATCGCTCGTTAATTGGAGGCGTCACCAAGACACGGGTTGAGAGGGAGAGTCGAGTCGTAAACTCAAAATAGACAGGGTGTGTACTGTTAGAGTTTGCAGGGGACACTCAAACGGGTATTACTGGCGATACTACGGAGTACTGGGCGTAGCGTCGGCACATCCCTCACCCAAACACCTGTCTCCAAGGAGCCTTCTAGAGCTTCGGTTCCAATCATATACCGCTGAGGACCTCTGTGGCATTGTGTCGGATGCATCGTTGGCTTCCCCTAGCGGGCGCGTTTGATGCCGGCAGACTCGAGGACCTCGTGTGTTCCACTGGGTACAGTAGCCAGCTGCCCTGGCCCTGCCAGGCCCTGCCAGGCCTTGCGATAGTTGCAGTTACAGTTACTCTAGTTAAACGAGACGTGGGGAGGGTTGCAATTGCGAGGTTCGGTCATATGCGAGGCTTTGATGAGAGTCAGTCCCTcttgttgtctcttttctcgtcGCGATGCGGATCGCCAATGAAAGACTTCGGAGGCCACGCCGCGCGGGAATAGAGGCTAGTAGCTAGGGATTTTCAGGGCCCTGAGGATCAAATTCCTGTCTGGGAAATCCGAAGATGAGCGGCATATGATTCACGCTGTTCCAGATCTCTGGGTCAGTTGGGCATGaattgggcttcaagttcGACGATGAAAAGATTGCCACCTTGAGAAAATGGGAATTGTTGGGTAGAATAGAGGATTTTGATGGGAGACGATGAAAGCTTGATGTTTTGTGAATGTGCTTGTGAAGTTTCTGTGTCATTGCCCCTGAATTCGTAGAGTTGAAGCTTGGTATGCTCGTAAGCCTCCTTACCGACTCTCGACGCTTGGTGATGTGAGCTTGTCTCTGTGAAAACGATGGTATGTATTAGTGAATTGCTTCTTGAGgcctcctccatcttcaaaCAGAACAGTTGAAGCCCCTATACCGATACTGCATCCATCCCCAGCCCAGTTCCCTACCCAACTCGTGCTCTCTCCTCAGGTCACTGCCCCCTATGAATCTATCAAAGGCTCTATCTCACTCCGCAACTCAACCAGATGCTTCGCCAAAGCCTCCTCGCGATCCCGAAACGCCTGAAAAGACACATCCACAACTCCCGCAAACACAGACGCTGCGTTCCCAGCCCCTGACCACCGCGCCGTCGAACCTCTCAGACGAGATAAGAACTCCTCTGCTAGCTGGATCGTGAGAGACATCTGCAGAAATGGAGACGACTCTACAGCGAAGGATCCTACCGTCACGGCGGGTAGTTTCCAGAAGCTGAAGGTCGTACCTGTGTCTGTCTGTGTTGCTAGCTCTGTGTGTACGAGGCTGAAGACTCGTTGATACATGTCGAGCAGACGCACGTATGTTGACAAGATGAACATGACATTGCCGGGATCACTTCCATCAATGGTAGAGTGATGTATCTTACTCCCATCATTGTTGGATGGTGGTTTTTCAAGAATATCAGCAACACGTCGCGTGAGCTTGAACATATCCTCGATGGGAAACCCCTGACTTCTAAACCTCTCATCAACAGGACGACCCATCAGCGGTCCATCCTGGGGAGAAGGCAAAGCGGACGCTAGGTCCAGCAGCCGGGCGTTTATGTCAGACAACTGCGCCATCCAGTGAATCGGGGGAACCTCGTGCTGCTGCAGCGGCGACAAGTCAGCGTCGTGGCGGAGCGTGATCTGTCTGGGCCTAGGTATATTCctcctctgctgctgcttcgaCTGCGTGCGTGGCGCGCGCTTGTCAGAGGTGCTGCTGTGCTCAGGTGCACAGCTCAGGGGCACGACGTGCTGCTGGTGATAAGAGTGTTCAGGtggctgctggtgctggtgctggtaGAGAGGTGCAGGTTCCCAAAACACAGGACGAGTTCCGGGGAACTCAGAGTGAGATAAATACTGAGGATTTGTGAAGAAGGCGAGCTGTTGGTCGAATGTGAAGGCAAAGTCGGTGCTGTCGACTACGGGATCGGGTGAGACAGGGACAGGGACGGAGACGGGGAGGATATGACTCTTAGACGTCAGGCTGAGGCTGTTGTCTGTGTCCGTGTGTGTATGGGTATGAGTATTGGTATTGTTATTGGGTATTATTGACACCgttgcttctccttgactcGGCTGTGAGTCGGTTGCATCCAAGACAGAAGAAATAAGAGGGTGATAAAGCAGCAGGAGGGAGGGCACGTACCCGTGTCGGGTGAGACAAGACTCGGATCCTCCTGACTATCTGTCCGTCGTCGTTTCGGCGAGCGGCGTCCACTCGAAGTAGCAGTAAGAGAAGAGGTCGTCCCGTTATTAACAAactgttgctgttgctgctgctgactCTCcgcaagctgctgctgctggttctTCCTATACCGTAGCGACGGACTAGACTTGCACTCCGTCTTGAGTCTGACGCACCGCTCGCACGCCTCGTCGTTATATCGTTTGCAGCTGAGTTTCTGCGCGTGACAGCGATCACAAGCCTTCCGATGGACCGTCTCTGCCATGACATCAACTTTTTTTCGAAAGGACATAGAAGAAATAAGGAGAACAAAGATGGGCGGTTTATAGAAAGAAGGGAGAGAAGAATTGAGTGATGCTGTATTTTGTTTTTGGTGGCACAGTAACAGTTTCTCTCACACTTTGTGAACtaggaggaggagatgggaGGAAAAGAGGCTCATGCATGGACTCGCCTACGGAGCGTGTCGTGCTGCATCGAGGATCCTGTATCTTTTGCCAGTGAGGCGGTTCCGATGCTGTCGGTATCCTCGTCGTGAGACCTTGTCAGGGGTATCCGATCCAATGGATCGGCGTCGACGAGCAAGATGAGGCATATGAGAATCTGCTATGTATGTCTCGATGCCATATCTTGAGATATCATCAAGTGTAAGATACTGAATTCATTACTATGATTCAAGCTGCCATATCAACTCAGAATCAATTCCATTCCCCATGATCATTCAAGtctctcatcaatctcaacaagcGGTGGCGTCTCTTCCCTTCTCTCCAATGCATCACAACAGCACGTCTTGTGCTCCTCGACCATGTGGTGTAACACGAGGCACGCCTTTCCCTGCTAGCCCTGTCCTTACAGAAAGCCTCGTTTGggtctttcttttttcttcaCCGCAGATTCGAGAAAGAGGCTTGATTGATATATTGATTCGACAGTGTTCTTCATTGGAGGGTCGTTCGGCGAGCTGCAGTTGCGGGGaggcgaggaagacgaaAGCGATTTGTTATTGAGTTGAGTCAATTATTGCAATTGTGGTCAGTCACTGGTTTGAACGGCAACAGTAGTCTGCTTTGGCTGATGCATTCGTATAAGTTCTATGCTGTATGGTCCCCTCCTCTCTAATATCAAACTGCATACAACCACACCACGTCTTGTGATCACCTCTCATGACATCTCCCATCTTATCACCTCAGATCATCCCCATTCTCCACCCAAAACTAATACGTAATACCTCCCCGAACTCAATCTCGATCGGTTAATCATCCGATCTCATCCCCACAGACAAGGGTATcaatatttacttttttctCCCCCATCATCGTTTAAAGTGACTGCATACAACGTTGTCCACAGACAGGCGAGACATTGGACGGTGGCGTCCAGTCGTAACTCAAGCCTTGCCTGGGAAGATAAAACACTCACACACACGCTGTTGCTATTGTCTCTCGTTACTTTTACTCGTGGCTCGTCTCACTGTACTACATGTGATACTTATACGTCGGCTACTTACCAAGACACACGCTCACGTTCTTTACATTTGATGGTATTGAGATAGAAGCGAAGATAGGTTGAATGATTCTTTTTGTTTTCGAGGGTGGTATCTAGTATCTAGTATCTAGTATATGCACTCTTTCTTCGATCTGAGCAAACAAAACATCCCGCTGCAAAAAGACGACAGCAGATCCTCAACGCCCTCGACATGCCAGACAATAAACCGATTAAATAGAAGGAAATCCATCATATGCAGCGCATCACTTTTTAAATATCACCAGTCTTGAATAGCTCAAGGTGCTGGCGCTCACGAGGAACACCGTTCTCCTCGAGGAATGCCCTGACATTAACCATCCAGTCCTCAGGTCCGCAGATGTAGTACTCAGCATCAGCATTGTCgagctggagaagctgtTCCTTCTGGAGCTTGGCAAGGTCGATCTCGCCCTTAAAGTCGTACTGGTCACCCTCCTTGACATCCTCAAGGAAGATCTTGGCGGTGATGTTCTCGTGCTTCTTAGCAGAGTCGAGAACATGGGGAACGAAGCAGGTAGAGCCAGAGTAGCGAGCACCGTGGATCCAGGTGATGGGCCGCGAGGCGGTTGGGGATTGGAGAACTGAGTCGAGAATGGAGACAAGAGGAGTGGCGCCAACACCAGCggagagaagaacaagaggcTTCTTGGCAGCAGAAGTGTCGGCAGGGTCGAGGGAGAACTCTCCAGCAGGAGGGCTcagctcaagctcgtcaCCGACGTTATAACGGTTGTGAAGTCTTGTGGAGAGAAGACCAGCAATCTTGCCAGCAGcgagatcctcaacagcaggcTCCTCAGTGGGACCCTGAAGCTTGACACTGATGCGGTAGTGGTTGGTGCCAGGGGCCTCGCTCAGACTGAACTGCCGGCTCTGAAGAAGACCATCAAGCTCAGGGATGGGAATCTGCACGCTGACGTATTGTCCGGGAAGGAACTTGGGCAGAGGCTTGCCATCAGTAGGCTCAAGGTAGAAGCTAGTAACAGAGTCGttctcagcctccttcttgacaaTCTTGAACTTGCGCCACGAGTTCCATTCGCCAGCAGCCTCGTACATCTGACCCTCGCGCTGGATGAAGATATCAGCGAGCTGGCCATAAGCAGCAACCCAAGCgtccttgatctcagtcGTCAAAGCAGAACCGAGAACCTCGCCAATGGCACCGATGAGATGTGTGCCAACGATGGGGTAGTGCTCTggcttgatgaagagagaaaCGTGCTTGTGAGCAATGCGCTCAACGGCGTGGGAAAGCTTGCCAAGGTCGTCGATATATGTGGCGTAGGCGAGGACAGAGTTGGCGAGAGCAGCTTGTTGAGCTCCGGTCTGCTGGTTTCGCAGAGAGAAGTAGTTCTTGAGCTCAGGATGGGCGCCGAGCATGTTGCGGTAGAAAGTGGTGGTGATAGTCTTGCCATGCTCCTTCAGGATGGGAGCAGTTGACTTCACAATTGCTACTTGTGCTGCGGTGAGAGCCATTGTGTACTGTTtgtttggtgttgaagagatgCGAGGAGGAGTTGAGAGGTTGTTGTGGTGTTGATATACTAGATGATGCCGAGAATAATGTCGTCAAACTGGCCAACCTTTAGACTCTTTATATACCAGGCCGGAGAACCAGTCATGGCGCGGAGAAAGAACATTACGCTCTCCATGACTCTCAAATCCAGGCATCATGCCATGCGAAAAGAATAGCTCATGGACCCGAATACAGCGCCGTTCGCCGTGTGGGTTCCTGGATCACCGACCGATCTTGATAGTGGTCTGATGGTTTTGGTTAGAGCATCTCCGCGGGGTGAGCGGCACGTCACCGGGATTGGCGCTGGAGCTTCTTTTTTTGGATCCCGTTTTTTATTACTACATTTGTTAATATGTTTCGTCGGATCCAGACTGATGGAAATGCAGGGCCCAACTATATCCCCAGGCTTGACGTTCCTTCATGCGAATGCCCCGCCGTCTTGCGTGTAAGTTTGGGAGAGGCAGGGTAGAGCAGAGACGATCAAATACCCTTGTGTCATGGTTTTGCATACGTTGCATTGAGTTGCCTGACAGTCAATGGCTCAAACAGGTCAGTTATTTCGTGCTGAAAGGCCTCAATTGCTCAGCGAAAACTCTTGCACTTCGCGGAGATGCGGAAATACCCAGCTCTTGACCTTAAATTTTTGATGCCACGAGCTTAGAATATTGAAACCTGTGACAAAGAGTGGGCTGACACCTGTAAATAAGCTTCGGATCACCCCGGGTTCTCGAAGATAGATCGGAACGGCTCTTGCGGCTGCAACGGGTCGAGACTGTAAATTCCTAGCATCGACAAAACATCTGACTTTTGTCGTCAATCCAGAGTC
This genomic window contains:
- a CDS encoding nitric oxide dioxygenase, giving the protein MALTAAQVAIVKSTAPILKEHGKTITTTFYRNMLGAHPELKNYFSLRNQQTGAQQAALANSVLAYATYIDDLGKLSHAVERIAHKHVSLFIKPEHYPIVGTHLIGAIGEVLGSALTTEIKDAWVAAYGQLADIFIQREGQMYEAAGEWNSWRKFKIVKKEAENDSVTSFYLEPTDGKPLPKFLPGQYVSVQIPIPELDGLLQSRQFSLSEAPGTNHYRISVKLQGPTEEPAVEDLAAGKIAGLLSTRLHNRYNVGDELELSPPAGEFSLDPADTSAAKKPLVLLSAGVGATPLVSILDSVLQSPTASRPITWIHGARYSGSTCFVPHVLDSAKKHENITAKIFLEDVKEGDQYDFKGEIDLAKLQKEQLLQLDNADAEYYICGPEDWMVNVRAFLEENGVPRERQHLELFKTGDI